One window of Perca flavescens isolate YP-PL-M2 chromosome 6, PFLA_1.0, whole genome shotgun sequence genomic DNA carries:
- the she gene encoding SH2 domain-containing adapter protein E, which yields MARWFRDFPINLKTGNERVRSASESGPQTRPKPSFSRDSLKGNQRKDGGVGGLLAGRNRKNSATELGRNNAGSAGTVWDSLTTGKGRKNSKVETGASDEIRQVRTSSLAQAYISRMIKVDKQDKTPRLNGISEQKQPENEKGRSDIKTTLIILEDYADPFDAEKTKEQREAERAGVNDGYMEPYDAQVIITEVRRRGSKDLLKVCVLLDRGKREGKGEEGKPTPPNIYDTPYEGGLEGDSGGVWIPVTRPESDVRPAGEYELPWEWRKEDIVRALSAQFEAVDCSPMKENSSTSARQQQQQQQQPQQQQQQQQQQHTLRQKNWNHKILVPSSPSSSSSPSFPSSPILKLSPLTPPSPSFPTLKLSPSSSPNKLSPPSPTSPSAPLEGEAAKVDPSPPLEKQSWYHGSVSRQQAEAQLQRCREASFLVRDSESGTSKYSIALKTSQSCVHIIVAQTKNVKGLGFTLDQSSCIFSSIPELVHHYCTHRLPFTGAEHMTLQHPVPRPH from the exons ATGGCAAGATGGTTCAGAGATTTCCCCATCAACCTGAAGACTGGAAATGAAAGGGTCCGCTCGGCCTCTGAATCTGGCCCGCAAACTCGACCCAAACCCTCGTTTTCTCGTGACAGTCTGAAAGGAAATCAGCGCAAAGATGGGGGAGTGGGGGGGTTATTGGCAGGGAGAAATAGGAAAAATTCGGCTACAGAACTGGGTCGTAACAACGCTGGTTCTGCTGGGACAGTCTGGGATAGTCTCACAACTGGAAAAGGTCGCAAGAACTCCAAGGTCGAGACTGGGGCATCAGATGAGATCCGCCAGGTCAGGACCTCTAGTTTGGCGCAAGCGTACATTAGCAGGATGATCAAAGTGGACAAACAAGACAAGACCCCCAGACTCAACGGGATAAGTGAACAGAAGCAGCCCGAGAACGAAAAGGGAAGGTCTGACATTAAAACAACG CTCATTATCCTAGAGGACTACGCAGATCCTTTTGATGCAGAGAAAACCAAGGAGCAGAGGGAGGCTGAGAGAGCAGGAGTGAATGATGGGTACATGGAGCCATATGATGCCCAGGTCATCATCACAG AGGTCCGTAGACGGGGCTCCAAAGACCTCctgaaagtgtgtgttctgCTGGACCGAGgcaagagagaggggaagggagAAGAGGGAAAACCCACTCCCCCAAACATCTATGACACACCGTATGAGGGCGGGCTGGAAGGCGACAGTGGGGGGGTGTGGATCCCTGTCACACGGCCAGAGTCTGACGTCCGTCCCGCTGGAGAGTACGAACTGCCCTGGGAGTGGAGAAAGGAGGACATTGTTAGAGCACTGTCAg CTCAGTTTGAGGCAGTGGATTGTTCTCCCATGAAAGAGAACAGTTCAACCTCTGcccgccagcagcagcagcaacagcagcagccgcagcagcagcaacagcagcagcagcagcagcacacccTGAGGCAGAAGAACTGGAACCATAAAATACTTGTACCATCTTCTccgtcctcctcctcgtctcccTCCTTTCCCTCCTCTCCTATTCTCAAACTCTCCCCTCTCACGCCCCCATCTCCCTCTTTCCCCACCCTCAAACTCTCACCCTCTTCTAGTCCGAACAAACTTTCCCCTCCGTCTCCTACCTCCCCCAGTGCCCCACTGGAGGGGGAGGCAGCCAAAGTGGACCCCAGCCCGCCCCTGGAAAAGCAGAG CTGGTACCATGGCAGTGTGAGTCGGCAACAGGCTGAGGCTCAGCTGCAGCGCTGCAGGGAAGCCAGCTTCCTGGTGAGAGACAGCGAATCAGGAACCAGCAAGTACTCCATTGCTCTGAA GACCAGTCAGAGTTGTGTGCACATCATTGTGGCCCAGACAAAGAACGTTAAGGGTTTGGGCTTCACACTGGATCAGAGTAGTTGCATCTTCTCCAGCATCCCTGAGCTGGTCCATCACTACTGCACACACAGACTGCCTTTCACTGGAGCAGAGCACATGACCCTGCAGCATCCTGTGCCCAGGCCACACTGA